A window of the Diabrotica undecimpunctata isolate CICGRU chromosome 1, icDiaUnde3, whole genome shotgun sequence genome harbors these coding sequences:
- the LOC140450103 gene encoding palmitoyltransferase ZDHHC15B-like: MAIHGSKIGRNKWYCKTFKWIPVLSTATLIVWCYYAYVVQLCILTVESEVEKICYLILFHVLFFMFNWSYWKIIFTAAGTVPKTHAIPEQILVSYLNDSDNYEHQNFILENLARRLSISTRSLMGEVRVCKTCGVLKPDRAHHCSVCGVCVLKMDHHCPWINNCVCFTNYKYFILFLGYGCLLCIYVCLTLFSYFIAFWKGSLIYDGNFHILFLFFVSIMFMISLVLLFCYHCYLIIENKTTLEALRPPNFRDIGVDKRGFYIGRYKNIQEVFGEDTIKWFLPIYTSLGNGLEYPLRSHLQPSI; the protein is encoded by the coding sequence ATGGCAATACATGGAAGTAAAATAGGTCGAAATAAGTGGTATTGCAAGACCTTTAAATGGATACCCGTTTTGTCAACTGCAACTTTAATAGTTTGGTGCTACTATGCCTATGTTGTACAACTTTGTATATTAACAGTGGAAAGTGAAGTTGAGAAAATTTGTTATCTGATATTATTTCATGTACTATTCTTCATGTTCAATTGGTCATACTGGAAAATTATTTTTACCGCTGCTGGAACAGTTCCAAAGACACACGCAATTCCAGAACAGATACTTGTCTCTTATTTGAACGATTCTGACAATTACGAACATCAAAATTTCATTTTAGAAAACCTAGCTAGGCGTTTATCCATTTCCACCAGATCTCTGATGGGAGAGGTAAGAGTTTGCAAAACGTGCGGAGTACTGAAACCTGATCGAGCACATCATTGCTCAGTGTGTGGTGTTTGTGTCTTGAAGATGGACCATCATTGCCCTTGGATCAACAACTGCGTGTGTTTCACGAACTACAagtattttatattgtttttaggATACGGTTGTTTACTTTGCATATATGTTTGTCTTACACTATTTTCGTATTTTATCGCTTTTTGGAAAGGAAGCCTGATCTACGATGGgaatttccatattttgtttcTATTCTTCGTATCCATAATGTTCATGATTAGTTTAGTTTTACTATTTTGTTATCATTGCTATTTAATTATCGAAAATAAAACTACCTTGGAGGCTTTACGTCCACCAAATTTTAGAGATATTGGAGTGGACAAGCGTGGTTTTTACATAGGGagatataaaaatattcaagaagtTTTCGGAGAGGACACAATAAAATGGTTTTTACCCATTTATACGAGCTTGGGAAACGGTTTGGAGTATCCTTTACGCTCCCATCTGCAACCAAGTATCTAG